A genome region from Ctenopharyngodon idella isolate HZGC_01 chromosome 5, HZGC01, whole genome shotgun sequence includes the following:
- the lman2lb gene encoding lectin, mannose-binding 2-like b — protein MATIAMKLKGTVYTTVMNLPYSLANKIRVSALLVLILTFVSSSSGENTYEDNTYEFLKREYSLTKPYQGLGSSSSSHWEFMGNTMIMPEHIRLTPDLQSRQGAVWSRIPCYLRDWELRVQFKIHGEGKKNLNGDGLAIWLTKERMQIGQVFGNENLFTGLGVFVDTYPNDDKQLERTFPFISAMVGNGSVAYDHDRDGRSTDLGGCTAHVRNVEYDTFLLIRYMKNRLTVMIDVDGKQEWKDCLDIPGVRLPQGYYFGVSSATGDLSDNHDLISLKLYELTVERSPEEEEEQQEITLPSVDYRVDPNVHVEDEGRSIITVFFLFIVSVVALVVVIVVILFLYNRYKENRRKRFY, from the exons ATGGCGACCATCGCGATGAAGTTGAAAGGGACTGTTTACACAACAGTAATGAATTTACCGTACAGTCTGGCAAACAAAATTAGAGTATCTGCCTTATTAGTTTTaatactcacttttgtgagtaGTAGTTCTGGAGAAAACACATATGAAGATAACACTTATGAATTTCTCAAGCGAGAGTATTCGCTGACTAAGCCGTACCAAG GACTGGGCTCCTCCAGCTCCTCACACTGGGAGTTCATGGGCAACACCATGATCATGCCTGAACACATACGGCTAACACCAGACTTGCAGAGCAGACAAGGAGCTGTGTGGAGTCGTATT cCCTGTTACCTTAGGGACTGGGAGTTACGAGTGCAATTTAAGATCCATGGTGAGGGCAAGAAGAACCTGAATGGGGATGGCCTTGCAATATGGCTGACCAAAGAGCGAATGCAAATTG GTCAAGTGTTTGGAAACGAAAATCTTTTTACTGGTCTGGGTGTTTTTGTAGACACTTATCCGAATGATGACAAGCAGCTTGAG AGAACGTTTCCTTTTATCTCTGCAATGGTTGGAAATGGGAGTGTAGCATATGATCATGACCGTGACGGACGGTCTACTGATCTTGGTGGATGCACTGCTCACGTTCGCAACGTTGAATATGACACATTCCTCTTGATCAGATACATGAAGAACAGACTCACG GTTATGATTGATGTTGATGGGAAGCAAGAGTGGAAGGATTGTCTGGACATTCCTGGAGTGAGGCTGCCACAAGGTTACTACTTCGGAGTCTCGTCAGCCACTGGAGATTTATCAG aTAATCATGACCTGATCTCCCTCAAGCTGTATGAGCTTACAGTGGAACGAAGTCctgaagaggaagaggaacagCAGGAGATCACATTGCCTAGTGTAGATTACCGAGTGGACCCTAACG TTCACGTGGAGGATGAAGGAAGGAGCATCATCACCGTCTTCTTTCTCTTCATTGTTTCTGTCGTTGCACTGGTTGTAGTGATTGTGGTAATTCTCTTTCTATATAATCGCTATAAAGAAAACCGCCGCAAGCGCTTTTACTGA